In one window of Mesorhizobium sp. B2-1-1 DNA:
- a CDS encoding acyl-CoA dehydrogenase family protein — MTEMNLGMTERLRPIHARVAAMVRDEIMPLDKEFLGEVGKAGDRWTYTRRQTEILEGLKTTARERGLWNFWLTGSERGYGLSTVEYAYLAEEMGKAHLGAETFNCSAPDTGNMEVLERYGSAEHKKAWLEPLLDGKIRSAYLMTEPDVASSDATNISMRCERRGDGYVLNGEKWWASGAGDPRCAIYIVMVKTSDGEPKHRRHSMILVPADTKGVSKLRPMQVYGDDDAPHGHMHLRFDNVLVPASNLILGEGRGFEIAQGRLGPGRIHHCMRAIGQAEMALELLCQRSVRREAFGQPLAKLGANFDIIAECRMEIEMARLLCLKAAWMIDQGDARAAAPWISQIKVVAPRMALKVTDEAVQMFGAQGISQDTPLARSWTHLRTLRLADGPDAVHRRQVARAELKKYTQEKV, encoded by the coding sequence ATGACGGAGATGAATCTCGGCATGACGGAGCGGCTGAGGCCGATCCATGCGCGCGTCGCGGCCATGGTGCGCGACGAGATCATGCCGCTCGACAAGGAATTCCTCGGCGAAGTCGGCAAGGCGGGCGACCGCTGGACATACACGCGGCGCCAGACCGAGATCCTCGAAGGGCTGAAGACGACCGCAAGAGAGCGCGGCCTTTGGAATTTCTGGCTGACCGGCTCGGAACGCGGCTACGGTCTTTCCACCGTCGAATACGCCTATCTGGCCGAGGAGATGGGCAAGGCGCATCTCGGCGCCGAGACCTTCAACTGCTCGGCGCCCGACACCGGCAACATGGAGGTGCTGGAGCGCTACGGCTCGGCGGAGCACAAGAAGGCCTGGCTGGAGCCGCTTCTCGACGGAAAGATCCGCTCGGCCTATCTGATGACCGAGCCGGACGTAGCCTCGTCGGATGCCACCAACATTTCGATGCGCTGCGAACGGCGCGGCGACGGCTATGTGCTGAACGGCGAGAAATGGTGGGCCTCTGGTGCCGGCGATCCCCGCTGCGCGATCTATATCGTCATGGTGAAGACCTCCGATGGAGAGCCGAAGCACAGGCGGCATTCGATGATCCTCGTGCCGGCGGACACCAAGGGTGTCAGCAAGCTGCGTCCAATGCAGGTCTACGGCGACGACGACGCGCCGCACGGCCACATGCATCTTCGCTTCGACAATGTGCTGGTGCCGGCGTCGAACCTGATCCTCGGCGAGGGCAGGGGTTTCGAGATCGCGCAAGGCCGCCTCGGCCCCGGCCGCATCCATCACTGCATGCGGGCCATCGGCCAGGCCGAGATGGCGCTGGAGCTGCTGTGCCAGCGTTCGGTCCGCCGCGAAGCGTTCGGCCAGCCATTGGCGAAACTCGGCGCCAATTTCGACATCATCGCCGAATGCCGCATGGAGATCGAGATGGCCCGCCTGCTCTGCCTCAAGGCGGCGTGGATGATCGACCAGGGCGACGCGCGCGCCGCCGCGCCCTGGATCAGCCAGATCAAGGTGGTCGCGCCACGCATGGCGCTGAAGGTCACCGACGAGGCGGTGCAGATGTTCGGCGCGCAAGGCATCAGCCAGGACACGCCGCTGGCGCGCTCGTGGACGCATCTCAGGACGCTGCGCCTCGCCGACGGGCCGGATGCCGTGCATCGCCGCCAGGTGGCGCGGGCGGAGCTGAAGAAATACACGCAGGAGAAGGTCTGA
- a CDS encoding zinc-binding dehydrogenase: protein MSIPSEMKALLLVGDGYTRTPSGSTLEAMEPYLQPGSIAVPAPGTTQVLIKVSLASINPSDVAFIKGQYGQPRVKGRPAGFEGVGVIVAGGDESYPKSLVGKRVAFATGLSNWGSWADYAVAEAAACIPLLDTVRDEDGAAMIVNPLTALAMFDIVSREGERAFIMTAGASQLCKLIIGLASEEGFRPIVTVRRDEQIALLKEIGAAHVLNEKSPDFEASLREVIKAEQPRIFLDAVTGPLASAIFNAMPKRSRWIIYGRLDPEATIIREPGQLIFQHKHIEGFWLSEWMRQHKDRRGPAILEAQKRFSDGRWTTDVTAVVPLAEAMARVPAELARPNGKVFIRP from the coding sequence ATGAGCATCCCGTCCGAAATGAAGGCGCTGCTCCTGGTCGGCGACGGCTACACCAGGACGCCGAGCGGCAGCACGCTGGAGGCGATGGAGCCCTATCTCCAGCCAGGCAGTATCGCAGTGCCGGCGCCTGGGACGACGCAAGTGCTGATCAAGGTCAGCCTTGCGTCGATCAATCCGTCCGATGTCGCCTTCATCAAGGGCCAGTACGGCCAGCCGCGGGTCAAGGGCCGGCCGGCCGGCTTCGAGGGCGTCGGCGTGATCGTTGCCGGCGGCGACGAGTCCTATCCCAAGAGCCTCGTCGGCAAGCGCGTTGCCTTCGCCACCGGGCTCTCCAATTGGGGCTCATGGGCCGACTATGCCGTTGCCGAAGCCGCCGCCTGCATTCCGCTCCTCGACACCGTGCGCGACGAGGATGGGGCTGCCATGATCGTCAATCCGCTTACCGCGCTCGCCATGTTCGACATCGTCAGCCGAGAAGGCGAAAGGGCCTTCATCATGACCGCCGGCGCCAGCCAGCTCTGCAAGCTGATCATCGGGCTGGCCAGTGAGGAAGGATTCCGGCCTATCGTCACCGTGCGCCGCGACGAGCAGATCGCGCTGCTGAAGGAAATCGGCGCCGCCCATGTGCTCAACGAGAAGTCGCCCGATTTCGAAGCCTCGCTGCGCGAGGTGATAAAGGCCGAACAGCCGCGCATCTTTCTCGATGCGGTGACCGGGCCACTGGCCTCGGCCATCTTCAACGCCATGCCGAAGCGCTCGCGCTGGATCATCTATGGACGGCTCGATCCCGAGGCCACGATCATCCGCGAACCCGGCCAGCTGATTTTCCAGCACAAGCACATAGAGGGCTTCTGGCTGAGCGAATGGATGCGGCAGCATAAGGATCGCCGCGGTCCTGCGATCCTCGAGGCGCAGAAGCGCTTTTCCGACGGGCGCTGGACGACCGACGTGACGGCTGTGGTGCCGCTGGCCGAGGCGATGGCGCGCGTGCCGGCGGAACTGGCCAGGCCCAATGGCAAGGTGTTCATTCGGCCGTAA
- a CDS encoding glycosyltransferase family 87 protein gives MRISKPVFDRLGLGLWIGAFAVVLGLVLWSPDARTVLHAYRYGSVEFLAGRPLYDLESEMGYLYTPAFAALYIPFLNLGPHLGGLVWHALGFAVLTLAAARQVRKLGGQEQTWLLSFGLFLALPMTLGAIRNGQATILLTGACWLLTLSALEGRRAETFFWASLAITAKPTAIIMLLLVGALRPRLIPVLVLAVLFVLAIPYAFAPAGYLNEQYGDFARMLTSMAVDKTSHFVPTDFTAPFIEMGLPVPDSAATAVRVVIGLLTLSIVLWFDRKLEQGAAGLAIFLAAAFYMCVFNPRVEPNTYAMIAVPAGLAIALLWREEKGGVLACVLSMTLFLTGLTGVERHMHDFLYPWFRPITVTFIACFLIWWFWAKARQKLVNVEPVAHG, from the coding sequence GTGAGGATTTCCAAACCGGTTTTCGACCGCCTGGGGCTTGGCCTGTGGATCGGGGCATTCGCGGTCGTGCTTGGCCTGGTCCTGTGGTCGCCCGATGCGCGCACCGTATTGCACGCCTACAGATATGGCAGTGTGGAGTTTCTCGCCGGCCGGCCGCTCTACGACCTCGAGTCCGAGATGGGATACCTTTACACGCCCGCCTTCGCCGCGCTCTATATTCCGTTCTTGAATCTGGGACCGCATCTTGGCGGGCTGGTCTGGCATGCCCTCGGTTTCGCCGTTCTCACCCTTGCCGCGGCGCGGCAGGTGCGCAAGCTGGGCGGACAGGAGCAGACCTGGCTGCTTTCCTTCGGCCTCTTCCTCGCTTTGCCGATGACGCTGGGCGCCATCCGCAACGGGCAGGCGACAATCCTGCTGACCGGCGCCTGCTGGCTCTTGACCCTGTCGGCACTGGAAGGACGGCGTGCGGAGACCTTTTTCTGGGCCTCGCTTGCCATAACGGCCAAGCCAACCGCGATCATCATGCTGCTGTTGGTGGGGGCGTTGCGCCCGCGGCTGATACCGGTGCTGGTGCTCGCGGTGCTGTTCGTGCTCGCCATCCCCTACGCTTTCGCTCCCGCCGGCTACCTGAACGAGCAGTATGGCGATTTCGCCCGCATGCTGACGTCGATGGCCGTCGACAAGACCAGCCATTTTGTTCCTACCGATTTCACCGCGCCCTTTATCGAGATGGGGCTGCCCGTTCCGGACTCGGCTGCCACGGCGGTGCGCGTCGTGATCGGCCTGCTGACGCTCTCGATCGTGCTCTGGTTCGACCGCAAGCTCGAACAAGGAGCGGCCGGACTCGCGATCTTCCTGGCGGCCGCCTTCTACATGTGCGTCTTCAACCCGCGCGTCGAGCCCAACACCTATGCGATGATCGCGGTACCCGCCGGCCTTGCCATTGCCCTGTTGTGGCGCGAAGAAAAAGGTGGCGTCCTGGCCTGCGTGCTGTCCATGACTTTATTCCTGACAGGTTTGACCGGTGTCGAGCGCCACATGCATGACTTTCTCTATCCCTGGTTTCGGCCGATCACGGTCACTTTCATCGCCTGCTTCCTGATATGGTGGTTCTGGGCCAAGGCGCGACAAAAATTGGTGAATGTGGAGCCTGTCGCCCATGGCTGA
- a CDS encoding glycosyltransferase family 2 protein, whose amino-acid sequence MAEMRPRLDIVAPFFNEAQSATAFAALLDALEAAVSSRFGMQVHKILVDDGSRDDSAGRFSQALSGSWEIVRLSRNFGKEVAVLAGLDHSRGDMVLVMDADLQHSLETSLKMIVELAENPDVDVVYAQNDRRGASWRRSQLAKLFYSLINSSQRFDIPENAGDFRVMRGTVARALTSLRDKRRFNKGLFAWAGFRQKAISYSPENRASGKSKWSRLNLIAFSLEGFTSFSVIPLRLISLSGLLAAFAGAVYGAKVLFEVLFYGIAVPGYPSLLVAVVLLGGLNLTLLGLIGEYVWVTLSESKDRPVYIVRDIVRSDVPARSAPGVSGA is encoded by the coding sequence ATGGCTGAGATGCGCCCGAGACTCGACATCGTGGCGCCGTTCTTCAACGAGGCGCAATCGGCGACGGCTTTCGCGGCATTGCTCGACGCGCTCGAGGCGGCGGTGTCGAGCCGCTTCGGCATGCAGGTCCACAAGATCCTGGTCGACGACGGCAGCCGGGACGATAGCGCCGGGCGGTTTTCGCAGGCACTTTCGGGATCCTGGGAAATCGTGCGCCTCAGCCGCAATTTCGGCAAGGAGGTCGCCGTGCTCGCCGGCCTCGACCACTCGCGGGGCGACATGGTGCTTGTCATGGACGCGGATCTGCAGCACTCCCTGGAGACCAGCCTGAAGATGATCGTCGAGCTGGCTGAGAATCCGGACGTCGACGTCGTCTACGCGCAGAACGACCGGCGCGGGGCAAGCTGGCGGCGCAGCCAGTTGGCGAAACTGTTCTACAGTCTGATCAACAGCAGCCAGCGGTTCGATATTCCCGAGAATGCAGGCGATTTTCGCGTCATGCGCGGCACCGTGGCGCGCGCATTGACCAGCCTGCGCGACAAAAGGCGCTTCAACAAGGGCCTGTTCGCCTGGGCCGGCTTCCGCCAGAAGGCCATATCCTATTCGCCGGAAAACCGCGCCAGCGGCAAGTCGAAATGGAGCCGGCTCAACCTGATCGCCTTTTCGTTAGAGGGGTTTACGTCCTTTTCGGTGATTCCGCTGCGCCTGATCAGCCTCAGCGGACTGCTTGCGGCGTTTGCCGGCGCGGTCTACGGCGCGAAAGTGCTCTTCGAGGTGCTGTTCTACGGCATTGCCGTTCCAGGCTATCCGAGCCTGCTGGTCGCCGTGGTGCTGCTCGGCGGCCTCAACCTGACACTTCTCGGGCTGATCGGTGAATATGTCTGGGTCACCCTCAGCGAAAGCAAGGATCGCCCGGTCTACATCGTGCGCGATATCGTGCGCAGCGATGTTCCCGCCAGGTCGGCGCCGGGCGTTTCCGGGGCATGA
- a CDS encoding ChbG/HpnK family deacetylase: MMRGIRLIADDYGLAPGVSAAILDLLDRGRLTGTGCMTGFAEWPGEAERIKPLCGRVAVGLHLTLTDQPAVTGPSSLAPEGRLPPLRSLALPILRGGIETCDVHAELDAQFGRFVEALGRRPDFIDGHQHVHFLPVVRKWLRVRFAGDAGRPWLRGAPALAGSGAAASKIAAIAALATGFNRSMRRAGFTVRAPLAGIYDWRQSEKFAPALQTAVESLPEKGLFMCHPGHVDETLRARDPMQDVRDVEFAVLASDHFGANLARARVGVMDGMA, from the coding sequence ATGATGCGCGGCATCCGCCTGATCGCCGACGATTACGGCCTGGCGCCCGGCGTCTCGGCGGCGATCCTCGACCTGCTCGATCGCGGGCGGCTAACGGGCACCGGTTGCATGACCGGTTTCGCGGAATGGCCGGGGGAGGCGGAACGCATCAAGCCGCTGTGCGGCCGGGTCGCCGTCGGCCTGCATCTGACCTTGACGGACCAGCCGGCCGTGACCGGCCCGTCGAGCCTGGCGCCGGAAGGCCGGCTGCCGCCGCTCCGCTCGCTGGCATTGCCGATCCTGCGCGGCGGCATCGAGACCTGCGACGTCCATGCCGAGCTCGACGCCCAATTTGGCCGCTTCGTCGAGGCGCTCGGGCGCAGGCCCGATTTCATCGACGGCCACCAGCATGTGCATTTCCTGCCAGTCGTGCGTAAATGGCTGCGGGTGCGTTTCGCCGGAGATGCCGGCAGACCGTGGCTGCGCGGCGCGCCGGCACTGGCCGGCAGCGGAGCGGCGGCATCGAAAATTGCGGCGATCGCCGCCCTGGCAACTGGTTTCAACCGATCCATGCGGCGCGCCGGCTTCACCGTGAGGGCGCCGCTCGCCGGCATCTATGACTGGCGGCAGTCGGAAAAGTTCGCGCCCGCCCTGCAAACCGCCGTTGAAAGCCTGCCGGAAAAGGGACTTTTCATGTGCCATCCCGGGCATGTCGACGAGACGTTGCGTGCACGCGACCCGATGCAAGATGTGCGCGACGTCGAATTCGCGGTTCTCGCCTCCGATCATTTCGGCGCAAACCTGGCTCGCGCGCGTGTCGGCGTCATGGACGGCATGGCATGA
- a CDS encoding GtrA family protein, with protein MSADQSRRSTGNKIIRFAIVGLVNTAIDLAGFFLLLKLHVPPLPANVASWFIAVTFSFAANGFWSFERDPAIRLHHAFLRFASLGALISLGVSSLAIALFAGVVGVWPAKIGGVVVAAVLNFLAARWSIEGRLLK; from the coding sequence ATGAGTGCCGATCAGTCCCGGCGTTCGACCGGCAACAAGATTATCCGCTTCGCCATTGTCGGCCTGGTGAACACGGCCATCGACCTTGCCGGCTTCTTTCTGCTGCTCAAGCTGCACGTGCCGCCGCTGCCCGCCAACGTTGCGTCCTGGTTCATTGCCGTCACCTTCTCCTTCGCGGCCAACGGCTTCTGGTCGTTCGAGCGCGATCCGGCCATCCGGCTGCATCATGCCTTTCTTCGCTTCGCCTCGCTCGGCGCGCTGATTTCGCTCGGTGTCTCCAGCCTCGCGATCGCGCTGTTCGCCGGTGTTGTCGGCGTGTGGCCGGCAAAGATCGGCGGGGTGGTTGTGGCGGCGGTGCTGAATTTCCTCGCCGCGCGCTGGTCGATCGAGGGCCGTCTCCTGAAATAG
- a CDS encoding efflux RND transporter permease subunit, whose amino-acid sequence MTGAVNAASETGFTALFIRRPVMALVLNVLIAVAGLAAFYGVEIRELPDVDRAVVTVSTTFEGAAAETVDRELTDTIEGAVARVSGVKSISSTSSFGSSRVTIEFNDGVDLNVGASDVRDAVGRVANQMPETADPPRIVKADANSDPVMRLAVTSDTMSVQDMTVVVQDQIEDELAAVPGVADVQVYGDRDKIFRIDVDQNKLASLGFTVADLRTALASVAFDSPAGSITTTNQDLIVRTTADVTTPEEFENIIIGGTTRIRDVATVTLGPDIGQTTLRSDGKTGIGIGIIRQAESNTLDISTGVKAAVEKLQANLPQGMSIKVTSDDAVFVNGAVHEVEIALALSVSIVLIVIYAFLLDWRATLIPGLSMPVAMIGTIAAIYLAGFSINILTLLALVLATGLVVDDAIVVLENIVRRRNQGMGPRAAAVLGAQEVFFAVIATTLTLVAVFVPISFLPGQTGGLFREFGFVLAMSVLLSCVVALTLCPMLASRMLSTAALHHEGGNGVGARIGGALNAAYRRSLHVCLDAPWIVVLVALLFAGTAFALFGTIRQELTPTEDRAVVLLRISAPQGVSLDYTTQQMQKIEKLIQPLRDSGEIVSTFESAGQNGAYNSGFMVMTLAPWDERSRSQQEIMAEISQLTRQVPSVRIFPVQPNSLGIRGAGNGLQFALVGNDRKALGDAAVKIIAEMQKDPRFQTPRLSIDPTQPQLSVAIDRERASDLGIDITGLANTMQAMLDGNDVVDVYIADRSYGVKLVSTTNPINDPTDLENVFLKTADGRFVPMSTIATLTERAVPPSLSREQQQPSVAITSNLGGDFALGSALTRAEEIATPLLPPGSRIVPLAEAATLGETNSAMVTIFGFALVIILLVLAAQFESFVSAVIIMATVPLGLACAIFALLLSGTSLNAYSQIGLVLLVGVMAKNGILIVEFANQLRDRGLGVRESIEQASTIRLRPVMMTMICTVLGGVPLVLAAGAGAEARIALGWVIVGGLGLATVSTLFLTPVAYLLLGRFVTPKAHEEARLKRELEEAAYTDVEPAE is encoded by the coding sequence ATGACCGGAGCCGTCAACGCCGCCAGCGAGACCGGCTTTACCGCCCTGTTCATCCGCAGGCCGGTCATGGCCTTGGTGCTGAATGTCCTCATCGCGGTCGCCGGCCTCGCCGCCTTCTATGGCGTCGAGATCCGCGAACTGCCTGATGTCGACCGCGCCGTCGTCACCGTTTCCACGACTTTCGAAGGCGCGGCGGCCGAAACGGTCGATCGCGAACTGACCGACACGATCGAGGGAGCTGTTGCCCGCGTTTCCGGCGTCAAGTCGATCTCTTCGACCTCCTCCTTCGGCTCGAGCCGCGTCACCATCGAATTCAACGACGGCGTCGACCTCAATGTCGGGGCCTCGGATGTGCGGGATGCCGTCGGCCGCGTCGCCAACCAGATGCCGGAGACGGCCGATCCGCCGCGCATCGTGAAGGCCGACGCCAACTCCGACCCCGTGATGCGCCTGGCCGTCACCTCCGACACCATGTCGGTTCAGGACATGACCGTCGTGGTCCAGGACCAGATCGAGGACGAACTGGCTGCCGTTCCAGGCGTCGCGGACGTCCAGGTCTATGGCGACCGCGACAAGATCTTCCGCATCGACGTCGATCAGAACAAGCTCGCCAGCCTGGGCTTCACCGTCGCCGACCTCAGGACCGCCCTTGCCTCGGTCGCCTTCGATTCACCCGCCGGCTCGATCACCACCACCAATCAGGACCTGATCGTTCGCACCACCGCCGATGTGACGACGCCGGAAGAATTCGAGAACATCATCATTGGCGGAACGACGCGCATCCGCGATGTCGCCACCGTCACGCTCGGCCCCGACATCGGCCAGACCACGTTGCGTTCGGACGGCAAGACCGGCATCGGCATCGGCATCATCCGCCAGGCGGAATCGAACACGCTGGACATCTCCACCGGCGTCAAGGCCGCGGTCGAGAAGTTGCAGGCAAACCTGCCGCAAGGCATGTCGATCAAGGTCACAAGCGACGACGCGGTGTTCGTCAACGGCGCCGTCCACGAGGTGGAGATCGCGCTCGCGCTTTCCGTCTCCATCGTGCTGATCGTCATCTATGCCTTTCTTCTCGACTGGCGCGCCACGCTCATTCCGGGCCTGTCGATGCCCGTCGCCATGATCGGCACCATTGCCGCAATCTATCTCGCTGGTTTTTCGATCAACATCCTGACGCTGCTGGCCCTGGTGCTGGCGACGGGGCTTGTCGTCGATGACGCGATCGTCGTTTTGGAAAACATCGTGCGGCGGCGCAATCAAGGCATGGGGCCGCGTGCCGCCGCCGTGCTCGGCGCACAGGAGGTGTTCTTCGCCGTCATCGCCACCACCCTGACGCTGGTTGCCGTCTTCGTGCCGATCTCCTTCCTGCCGGGCCAGACCGGCGGCCTGTTCCGCGAATTCGGCTTCGTGCTCGCCATGTCGGTGCTGTTGTCCTGCGTGGTCGCGCTGACGCTTTGCCCCATGCTTGCCTCGCGCATGCTGTCCACTGCCGCCCTCCACCACGAGGGCGGCAACGGCGTCGGCGCACGCATCGGCGGCGCGCTGAACGCGGCCTACCGGCGCAGCCTGCATGTCTGCCTCGACGCGCCGTGGATCGTGGTGCTGGTGGCGCTGCTGTTCGCCGGCACCGCATTCGCGCTGTTCGGCACCATCCGCCAGGAATTGACGCCGACCGAGGATCGCGCGGTCGTGCTGCTTCGCATCAGCGCCCCGCAAGGCGTCAGCCTCGACTACACGACGCAGCAGATGCAGAAGATCGAAAAACTGATCCAGCCGCTGCGTGATTCCGGCGAAATCGTCAGCACTTTCGAGAGCGCCGGCCAGAACGGCGCCTATAATTCAGGCTTCATGGTAATGACGCTGGCGCCCTGGGACGAGCGCAGCCGCAGCCAGCAGGAGATCATGGCAGAGATCAGCCAGCTCACCCGCCAGGTGCCCAGCGTGCGTATCTTCCCGGTGCAGCCCAACAGCCTCGGCATCCGTGGCGCCGGCAACGGCCTGCAGTTCGCGCTGGTCGGCAACGACCGCAAGGCGCTCGGCGACGCGGCCGTCAAGATCATCGCCGAGATGCAGAAGGATCCGCGTTTCCAGACGCCACGGCTTTCCATCGACCCGACGCAACCGCAGCTTTCCGTTGCCATCGACCGCGAGCGCGCCTCCGATCTCGGCATCGACATCACAGGACTGGCCAACACCATGCAGGCCATGCTCGACGGCAACGACGTCGTCGATGTCTACATCGCCGACCGCAGCTACGGGGTGAAGCTGGTTTCGACCACCAACCCGATCAACGATCCGACGGACCTGGAGAACGTCTTCCTAAAGACGGCTGACGGCCGTTTCGTGCCGATGTCGACCATCGCCACGCTGACCGAGCGTGCCGTGCCGCCCTCGCTGTCGCGCGAGCAGCAGCAGCCGTCGGTGGCGATCACGTCCAACCTCGGCGGCGATTTCGCGCTCGGCTCGGCCCTTACGCGCGCCGAGGAAATCGCAACGCCGCTTCTGCCGCCGGGCAGCCGCATCGTGCCATTGGCCGAGGCGGCGACGCTGGGTGAGACCAACAGCGCCATGGTCACCATCTTCGGTTTTGCCCTGGTCATCATCCTGCTGGTGCTTGCCGCGCAATTCGAGAGCTTCGTCAGCGCCGTCATCATTATGGCGACAGTGCCGCTCGGCCTCGCCTGCGCCATCTTCGCGCTTCTGCTCTCGGGCACCAGCCTCAACGCCTACAGCCAGATCGGCCTGGTGCTGCTGGTCGGCGTCATGGCCAAGAACGGCATCCTGATCGTCGAGTTCGCAAACCAGTTGCGCGATCGTGGACTGGGGGTGCGCGAGTCGATCGAACAGGCCTCGACCATTCGCTTGCGCCCGGTGATGATGACAATGATCTGCACCGTGCTCGGCGGCGTGCCGCTGGTGCTGGCGGCGGGCGCCGGCGCCGAGGCCCGTATCGCGCTCGGCTGGGTGATCGTCGGCGGACTGGGGCTGGCCACCGTCTCGACGCTGTTCCTGACCCCCGTCGCCTATCTCTTGCTCGGCCGCTTCGTCACGCCGAAGGCCCACGAGGAGGCGCGGCTGAAGCGCGAACTCGAGGAAGCCGCCTACACCGATGTGGAGCCGGCTGAATAG
- a CDS encoding efflux RND transporter periplasmic adaptor subunit produces the protein MAAWKQILFALVVLVVAVAAWLRFFPGAPDVLARWGIDWAYAATPPAETGAGTKSAGGERARQVNVVVVPAISATINDRLQAIGTGRANASVTVNPYSSGRLAELLVSSGTHVDKGQVIATLDSETEVIAQDRARLALQDAQAKLDRVRSLRASNAATPVAVADAEVVLAGAKLALQDAELALHRRSVLAPISGTVGILPISAGNYVTNQSAIATLDDRSSILVDFLVPERFAAAVKIGAQLSATPIANPGNSYTGTVSAIDNHIDENSRTLLVKATIANPADSLRAGMSFAITMKFPGETYPAVSPLAILWGSEGAYVWAVENGKAKRVPVRIIQRNTETVLIDAELDSGDMVVTEGTQSVSEGGEVRIARGEQRAANAAEGS, from the coding sequence ATGGCCGCCTGGAAACAGATACTTTTCGCCCTTGTGGTGCTGGTGGTGGCGGTTGCCGCCTGGCTGCGCTTTTTCCCGGGCGCGCCGGACGTGCTGGCGCGCTGGGGAATAGACTGGGCCTACGCGGCAACGCCTCCGGCTGAAACCGGCGCCGGCACGAAATCCGCTGGCGGCGAGCGAGCCCGTCAGGTCAACGTCGTCGTCGTGCCCGCTATTTCCGCGACCATAAACGATCGGCTCCAGGCCATCGGCACCGGCCGCGCCAATGCGTCGGTGACGGTCAACCCCTACTCCTCCGGCCGTCTCGCCGAATTGCTGGTTTCGTCCGGCACCCATGTCGACAAGGGACAGGTCATCGCGACCCTTGATTCCGAAACCGAAGTGATCGCCCAGGACCGTGCCCGGCTCGCGCTTCAGGACGCACAGGCCAAGCTCGACCGGGTCAGGTCGCTGCGCGCCTCCAATGCGGCGACACCGGTCGCCGTCGCCGATGCCGAAGTGGTGCTGGCCGGTGCCAAGCTGGCGCTACAGGATGCGGAACTGGCACTGCACCGCCGGTCTGTTCTCGCCCCGATCTCCGGCACGGTCGGGATCCTGCCGATCTCCGCCGGCAATTATGTGACCAACCAGTCGGCGATCGCCACGCTCGACGACCGTTCCTCGATCCTTGTCGATTTCCTGGTGCCGGAACGCTTCGCGGCCGCCGTCAAGATCGGCGCGCAATTGTCGGCGACGCCGATCGCCAATCCCGGCAACAGCTATACCGGCACGGTTTCGGCCATCGACAACCACATCGACGAGAACAGCCGTACGCTTCTGGTCAAGGCGACGATCGCCAACCCGGCCGATTCGCTGCGCGCCGGCATGTCGTTCGCCATCACCATGAAATTCCCCGGCGAGACCTATCCCGCCGTCAGCCCGCTGGCGATCCTGTGGGGCTCGGAGGGCGCTTACGTCTGGGCGGTCGAGAACGGCAAGGCCAAGCGGGTGCCGGTGCGCATCATCCAGCGCAACACCGAAACCGTGTTGATCGACGCGGAACTGGACAGTGGCGACATGGTGGTGACCGAAGGCACCCAGAGCGTCAGCGAGGGAGGCGAAGTCCGCATCGCCCGCGGAGAGCAGCGCGCCGCGAACGCGGCCGAAGGCTCATGA
- a CDS encoding MurR/RpiR family transcriptional regulator has product MISSIAELIADRIGTMPAGERRAAQTLIASYPMIGLKTVAEFSSAAGVSSPTILRFVARLGFQNYPEFQSSLQDELAAQLQSPATRTLNPPLPGGTASPMLEATLDNMRETFRHLSDKQLADIASRLAERRGKTFLIGGRFTDPLARYMAAHLAIIQPDVIHLAGQESMWRDRLIDMGKRDVLVIFDIRRYQDSLIRFAEKAHQRGVQIVLFTDQWLSPIARFARHVIAGRTAVPSAWDSSAALFVVAETLIGAVTRQLEADGARRIREMEGLR; this is encoded by the coding sequence ATGATTTCCAGTATTGCCGAATTGATCGCCGACCGCATCGGCACAATGCCGGCCGGCGAGCGGCGCGCGGCCCAGACGCTGATAGCGAGCTATCCGATGATCGGTCTGAAGACTGTCGCCGAATTCTCGTCCGCGGCCGGCGTGTCCTCGCCGACGATCCTGCGTTTCGTCGCCAGGCTCGGCTTCCAGAACTATCCGGAGTTCCAGTCGAGCCTGCAGGACGAACTGGCGGCGCAATTGCAGTCCCCTGCGACCCGCACGCTCAATCCGCCCTTGCCCGGCGGCACGGCGTCGCCGATGCTGGAGGCAACGCTCGACAATATGCGCGAGACGTTCCGGCACCTGTCCGACAAGCAGCTTGCCGACATCGCGTCCCGCCTCGCAGAGCGTCGCGGCAAGACATTCCTGATCGGCGGCCGCTTCACCGATCCGCTGGCGCGCTACATGGCCGCCCACCTTGCCATCATCCAGCCTGACGTCATTCACCTCGCCGGTCAGGAAAGCATGTGGCGCGACAGGCTGATCGACATGGGCAAGCGCGACGTGCTGGTCATTTTCGACATCAGGCGCTACCAGGACAGCCTCATCCGCTTCGCCGAGAAGGCGCATCAGCGTGGCGTGCAGATCGTGTTGTTCACCGACCAGTGGCTGTCGCCGATCGCCCGCTTCGCCCGTCACGTCATCGCCGGGCGAACCGCCGTGCCTTCGGCGTGGGACTCCTCGGCGGCGCTCTTCGTCGTCGCCGAAACGCTGATCGGCGCCGTCACAAGGCAACTCGAGGCCGACGGCGCCCGGCGCATCCGCGAGATGGAAGGCCTGCGTTGA